From Hartmannibacter diazotrophicus, a single genomic window includes:
- a CDS encoding CatB-related O-acetyltransferase translates to MPFLKADVRHPMALPDGTVVPGLVHLKVAIDHPRIEVGEFSYYSDRAVPDDIAGTIAPYLFAFSREKLTIGKFVQMAEGTRFITSSANHPMGGVTTFPFRVFNPATVMGYLDLPAKDTVVGNDVWFGHGVMVMPGVTIGSGAIVAAGSVVTRDVPPYAIVGGNPAGVIRMRFPAETVERLLAIAWWDWPVEKIEARLAALEQGDLAALEA, encoded by the coding sequence GTGCCCTTTCTCAAGGCTGATGTGCGCCACCCCATGGCGCTGCCGGACGGAACCGTCGTTCCCGGGCTGGTTCACCTCAAGGTGGCGATCGATCATCCACGCATCGAGGTCGGCGAATTCAGCTACTACAGCGACCGCGCGGTGCCGGATGACATCGCCGGAACGATCGCGCCCTATCTCTTTGCCTTCAGCCGCGAGAAGCTGACGATCGGCAAGTTCGTGCAGATGGCCGAGGGCACGCGTTTCATCACCAGTTCGGCCAATCATCCGATGGGCGGCGTCACGACCTTTCCCTTCCGCGTCTTCAATCCGGCGACCGTCATGGGCTACCTCGACCTGCCGGCGAAGGACACGGTCGTCGGCAACGATGTCTGGTTCGGCCACGGCGTGATGGTGATGCCGGGTGTCACCATCGGTTCGGGCGCCATCGTGGCGGCGGGCTCGGTCGTCACGCGCGACGTTCCGCCCTATGCCATCGTCGGCGGCAATCCGGCGGGTGTCATTCGGATGCGTTTTCCGGCGGAGACGGTCGAACGGCTGCTCGCCATTGCCTGGTGGGACTGGCCGGTGGAAAAGATCGAAGCGAGGCTCGCCGCGCTGGAACAGGGCGATCTCGCGGCACTGGAAGCCTGA
- a CDS encoding SDR family oxidoreductase, with translation MRLFIFGAGYSGLALARHLAGKADWIGGTTRHAERLDELAAAGIEPFVFDGERPGEGVREALAGATHIVLSVAPGETGDAVLAQHADDIAAAPDLEWIGYWSTVGVYGDYGGAWVEETTKCHPKARRSRARLATETEWTGFAAGIECPIAMLRLAGIYGPGRNAFVKLAEGTAKRLIKPGQVFNRIHVDDIAAMTAAAMTARADGVFNVCDDEPAPPQDVIAYAAGLMGVEPPPEQDFASADLSPMARSFYGENKRCSNAKIKTTLGLEPVYPTYREAHAAMWAAGNWRG, from the coding sequence ATGCGTCTGTTCATTTTCGGAGCCGGTTATTCCGGTCTTGCCCTTGCCCGGCATCTTGCCGGCAAGGCCGACTGGATCGGCGGCACGACCCGGCATGCCGAGCGTCTCGACGAACTGGCGGCCGCCGGCATCGAGCCCTTCGTCTTCGATGGCGAAAGGCCGGGCGAAGGCGTCCGCGAGGCGCTCGCCGGAGCGACCCATATCGTTCTTTCCGTCGCGCCGGGCGAGACAGGCGATGCGGTGCTGGCGCAGCATGCCGACGACATTGCCGCCGCGCCCGATCTCGAATGGATCGGCTACTGGTCGACCGTCGGGGTCTATGGCGACTATGGCGGAGCCTGGGTCGAAGAGACGACCAAATGCCATCCGAAAGCCCGCAGGTCGCGGGCCCGCCTTGCCACCGAGACGGAATGGACCGGCTTTGCCGCCGGCATCGAGTGCCCCATCGCCATGCTGCGCCTTGCCGGCATCTACGGTCCGGGGCGCAACGCCTTCGTCAAGCTTGCCGAGGGGACGGCGAAGCGCCTCATCAAGCCGGGCCAGGTCTTCAACCGCATCCATGTCGACGACATCGCGGCGATGACGGCGGCGGCGATGACGGCGCGGGCCGACGGTGTCTTCAATGTCTGCGACGACGAGCCGGCCCCGCCGCAGGACGTGATCGCCTATGCCGCCGGGCTCATGGGCGTCGAACCGCCGCCGGAGCAGGATTTCGCGAGCGCGGACCTGTCGCCGATGGCGCGCTCCTTCTATGGCGAGAACAAGCGCTGCTCCAACGCCAAGATCAAGACGACCCTCGGCCTTGAGCCTGTCTATCCGACCTATCGCGAGGCCCATGCGGCGATGTGGGCGGCTGGAAACTGGCGCGGTTGA
- a CDS encoding ester cyclase gives MQTDSSKTDLATIYRGYIDCLNRQDWLSLGAFVADDVRHNGEPFGLSGYRRMLERDYRDIPDLRFKIALLVADATYVACRLDFDCTPIGTFLGLPVNGRRVRFSEHVFYEFRDGKIIDVRSILDKAAIESQF, from the coding sequence ATGCAGACCGACAGTTCGAAGACCGACCTTGCGACGATCTACCGTGGCTATATCGACTGCCTCAACCGGCAGGACTGGCTATCGCTCGGCGCCTTCGTCGCCGATGACGTCCGGCATAACGGCGAGCCGTTCGGGCTTTCCGGATACCGCCGCATGCTCGAACGGGACTATCGGGACATCCCGGACCTGCGATTCAAGATCGCGCTGCTGGTCGCCGATGCGACATACGTCGCCTGCCGCCTCGATTTCGACTGCACGCCGATCGGCACGTTTCTCGGCCTTCCGGTGAACGGCAGGCGCGTGCGGTTCTCAGAACACGTCTTCTACGAGTTCCGGGACGGGAAGATCATCGACGTCAGGTCGATCCTCGACAAAGCTGCCATCGAGTCCCAGTTCTGA
- a CDS encoding NADPH-dependent FMN reductase, whose product MPRQNPKILVFAGSTRGGSFNAQLAALVTKKLALRDVDVTQISLADYEMPLYNGDLEQESGPPEAAVKLHKLFSTHQGIFIASPEYNASITPLLKNTIDWVSRVKPAPGAGSAFKKRVFAIGAASNGYYGGMRSLLQIRHVLEIGLGATVIPEQISVPGAATAFTDLGDLEAERSRAMLDAMLTRFIEEAERYVRA is encoded by the coding sequence ATGCCGCGACAGAATCCCAAGATCCTCGTCTTTGCCGGTTCGACCCGCGGGGGCTCCTTCAACGCCCAGCTTGCGGCGCTCGTGACCAAGAAACTCGCCCTGCGCGACGTCGACGTGACCCAGATCTCGCTCGCCGACTACGAGATGCCGCTCTACAACGGCGATCTGGAGCAGGAAAGCGGCCCACCCGAGGCCGCCGTGAAGCTGCACAAGCTCTTTTCCACCCATCAAGGCATCTTCATCGCCAGCCCCGAATACAACGCCTCGATCACGCCGCTGCTCAAGAACACGATCGACTGGGTGAGCCGCGTGAAGCCCGCCCCCGGTGCCGGCTCCGCGTTCAAGAAGCGGGTCTTCGCCATCGGCGCGGCCTCGAACGGATATTACGGCGGCATGCGCAGCCTCCTGCAGATCCGCCATGTGCTGGAAATCGGCCTTGGCGCGACGGTGATCCCCGAGCAGATATCCGTTCCAGGAGCGGCGACCGCCTTCACCGATCTTGGCGATCTGGAAGCCGAGCGCAGCCGCGCGATGCTCGATGCGATGCTGACGCGGTTCATCGAGGAAGCGGAGCGCTACGTCCGGGCCTGA
- the mbfA gene encoding iron exporter MbfA, which produces MFSLSRRNFSDLSEQEVLALAISSEEEDMRIYASYADALKEEFPASSAVFEEMAKEEMAHRDRLIEMHREIFGETIPLIRREHVRGFYARKPYWLVRPLGLDRVRTEAQDMEVAAANFYLKAASRTSNARIRTLLGQLAAAERRHEAQAHQLGAAKLTDVAIDEEKAAEHRQFLLQIVQPGLAGLMDGSVSTLAPVFAAAFATHDTWQTFLVGMAAAVGAGISMGFTEAASDDGSLTGRGSPLVRGLAAGIMTAAGGLGHALPYLIPDFTTATVIAVIIVLFELWAISWIRWKYMDTPFLSAAFQVVVGGFLVFLSGILIGIS; this is translated from the coding sequence ATGTTCTCTCTCTCCCGACGCAACTTCTCCGATCTCTCGGAGCAGGAGGTTCTGGCTCTTGCGATTTCGTCCGAAGAGGAGGACATGCGCATCTATGCCTCTTATGCCGATGCGCTGAAGGAGGAGTTTCCCGCCTCGTCCGCCGTCTTCGAGGAGATGGCCAAGGAGGAGATGGCGCACCGCGACCGGCTGATCGAGATGCACCGCGAGATCTTCGGCGAGACCATCCCTTTGATCCGGCGCGAGCATGTGCGCGGCTTCTATGCCCGCAAGCCTTACTGGCTGGTCCGCCCTCTCGGGCTCGACCGGGTGAGGACCGAGGCGCAGGACATGGAGGTTGCCGCCGCCAACTTCTACCTGAAGGCCGCCTCGCGCACGTCGAACGCCCGCATTCGCACACTGCTGGGCCAGCTTGCCGCCGCCGAGCGCCGCCATGAGGCGCAGGCGCACCAGCTTGGTGCCGCAAAGCTCACCGATGTCGCCATCGACGAGGAAAAGGCCGCCGAGCACCGCCAGTTCCTGCTCCAGATCGTCCAGCCGGGACTGGCCGGCCTGATGGACGGCTCGGTCTCGACGCTGGCACCGGTCTTCGCGGCCGCCTTTGCGACCCACGACACCTGGCAGACCTTTCTCGTCGGCATGGCGGCCGCCGTCGGCGCTGGCATCTCGATGGGCTTTACCGAGGCCGCCTCCGACGACGGCTCGCTGACCGGACGCGGCAGCCCGTTGGTCCGAGGGCTTGCCGCCGGCATCATGACCGCCGCCGGCGGCCTTGGTCACGCCCTGCCCTACCTCATTCCCGACTTCACGACCGCGACGGTGATCGCCGTCATCATCGTCCTGTTCGAACTCTGGGCGATTTCCTGGATCCGCTGGAAGTATATGGATACGCCCTTCCTCTCGGCGGCGTTCCAGGTTGTCGTCGGCGGCTTTCTTGTCTTCCTGTCCGGCATTCTCATTGGCATTTCCTGA
- a CDS encoding class 1 fructose-bisphosphatase, protein MTMTAEPATSTAAAAPLLTLEEQLGAWPAGDADRQAVKALLLALAEAGKQVRGRLAEGALHGDPARIVGINSDGDKQKALDVEAHGIFVEASHKGGAAVIGSEEAEEPIAGDPNGRVAVAFDPIDGSSHIGIAGACGTLFSVLSLAADGEHFQQPGSAQLAAGYLVYGPETVFCYTLGAGVFMLTLDPVDGVFKGRQTPVVLPAKTAEIGVDLSFRRHWHERPTAYVDDCLLGKDGSRGADVRLRWMMAAVVDLHRILKQGGIFVLPADKRPENRVGRLRHVYEVNPMALLIEQAGGLATDGVGGRLLDRVPEGLHARAPIVAGSREEVERYLSF, encoded by the coding sequence ATGACCATGACCGCCGAGCCGGCCACCAGCACAGCCGCCGCCGCTCCCCTGCTCACCCTCGAAGAGCAGCTTGGTGCCTGGCCGGCCGGCGATGCGGACCGCCAGGCCGTGAAGGCCCTGCTGCTGGCGCTCGCCGAGGCCGGCAAGCAGGTCCGAGGTCGGCTGGCCGAGGGCGCACTCCACGGCGACCCGGCCCGCATCGTCGGCATCAACAGCGACGGCGACAAGCAGAAGGCGCTCGACGTCGAGGCGCACGGCATCTTCGTCGAAGCAAGCCACAAGGGCGGCGCGGCCGTGATCGGATCCGAGGAGGCGGAAGAACCGATAGCAGGCGATCCGAACGGGCGCGTTGCCGTCGCCTTCGACCCGATCGACGGCTCCTCGCATATCGGCATCGCGGGCGCCTGCGGGACACTCTTTTCCGTTCTGTCGCTTGCGGCGGACGGAGAACATTTCCAGCAGCCTGGATCGGCGCAGCTTGCCGCCGGCTATCTCGTCTACGGGCCGGAGACGGTCTTCTGCTATACGCTCGGCGCGGGTGTCTTCATGCTGACGCTCGACCCGGTGGACGGTGTCTTCAAGGGGCGTCAGACGCCGGTCGTGCTGCCGGCAAAGACGGCGGAGATCGGTGTCGACCTCTCCTTCCGGCGGCACTGGCACGAACGCCCCACCGCCTATGTGGACGACTGCCTTCTCGGCAAGGACGGATCGCGCGGTGCGGACGTCCGGCTGCGCTGGATGATGGCCGCCGTCGTCGACCTCCACCGCATCCTGAAACAGGGCGGCATCTTCGTGCTGCCCGCCGACAAGCGGCCGGAAAACCGCGTCGGTCGCCTCAGGCACGTCTACGAGGTGAACCCGATGGCGCTACTCATCGAGCAGGCCGGCGGGCTTGCGACCGACGGCGTTGGCGGCCGGCTGCTCGACCGTGTGCCGGAGGGCCTGCATGCCCGCGCGCCAATCGTTGCCGGCTCACGCGAGGAAGTCGAACGGTATCTCTCTTTCTGA